One part of the Abditibacteriaceae bacterium genome encodes these proteins:
- a CDS encoding CHASE2 domain-containing protein, whose amino-acid sequence MRFFPRLLQRRKSPELLARRSAGMSSRWLSRVLTPFVLAVTICGLFDSNLGDGWGFSSLEFQSYAARAKWRRQVHPVGKSGQPIVLVTLTDQTFSDAKFAHLHGPPVPRDYHARILRTLTEAGAKVVAFDLIFDIPRREDFALASATRESSRVAWACLLDESDRLVSPSNQLLRASRNLGHIEVPHHDNIPAVHRILPFLEYSQIHPEARENSELVPARVPALSLQIARMAMGLENSDVQRHAGAWQIGDFRLPLDKDGYFLIDYQGAPDAVFPTVPYEDLYAAKDSAEAAAFYKNFFRNKIVIVGDTSKIGNDLVYTPLGTMWGVEAQAHAVASLLQHRFIADVPPWLNLLIIGGLAAVVCLAARLRRLRHFVLMSFAFSAGYFAFTVWVFVQHAIALHLVAPMSALIITMVGILIQRGLAEEREKDLMFDSLVSAAASAIEARDPSTSGHSLRVTQLTVELAKAVSQCKEGPFKAICFTNSQLRELNYAGMLHDFGKIGVRENILTKSHKLEPAHFQTVKARLLLQRRSLQHNAVLLKLDALLDIQKQGNTVSEETWQAFRLLDERLNSEVNELDDNMAFLERANDPFVTFLPDAEFNELSALLDRLETMNYEDETGEIKPLLTAAEKEALKVRKGSLTADEYKQVQQHAEMSYHFLSQIPWTEDLSNIPEIARSHHEKLNGSGYPLGIMAKDIPIETRMMTIADIYDALTAADRPYKKAMPAEKALSILRSEAESGTLDMDLLNLFIEQEVYMVTQEKPATETVLQTSEIVTQPTPMYQNS is encoded by the coding sequence ATGCGTTTCTTTCCCCGGTTGCTTCAACGCCGAAAATCGCCTGAGTTGCTGGCTCGCCGTTCGGCAGGCATGTCGTCGCGCTGGCTTTCGCGCGTGCTCACACCATTTGTGCTTGCGGTCACGATTTGCGGCCTTTTCGATTCCAATCTGGGCGACGGCTGGGGCTTCAGCAGCCTCGAATTCCAATCGTATGCCGCGCGCGCGAAATGGCGGCGTCAGGTTCATCCGGTGGGCAAATCGGGACAGCCGATTGTTCTTGTCACGTTGACCGATCAAACCTTTTCCGACGCAAAGTTTGCCCATCTCCACGGACCACCGGTTCCGCGCGATTACCACGCGCGCATTCTGCGCACATTGACCGAAGCGGGCGCAAAAGTCGTCGCCTTCGACTTGATTTTCGACATTCCTCGCCGTGAAGATTTCGCGTTGGCGAGTGCAACGCGCGAATCGAGCCGCGTCGCGTGGGCCTGCCTGCTCGATGAAAGCGACCGGCTGGTTTCTCCCAGTAATCAGTTGCTGCGTGCGAGCCGCAATCTGGGGCACATCGAGGTGCCGCATCACGATAACATTCCGGCAGTTCATCGCATTCTGCCCTTTCTGGAATATTCTCAGATTCACCCCGAGGCGCGAGAAAACAGCGAACTCGTGCCGGCGCGCGTGCCGGCACTCAGCCTGCAAATTGCCCGCATGGCGATGGGATTGGAGAATTCGGATGTGCAACGCCACGCCGGTGCGTGGCAAATCGGCGATTTTCGTCTGCCTCTCGATAAGGATGGCTATTTCCTTATCGATTATCAGGGCGCGCCCGATGCTGTCTTTCCCACGGTTCCTTACGAAGATTTGTATGCGGCTAAAGACAGCGCCGAAGCAGCGGCGTTTTACAAGAATTTTTTCCGCAACAAAATCGTCATCGTAGGCGATACCAGCAAAATCGGCAACGATCTGGTTTATACGCCGTTGGGCACGATGTGGGGCGTCGAAGCGCAGGCGCACGCCGTTGCCTCGCTTTTACAGCACCGCTTTATTGCTGACGTGCCGCCGTGGCTCAATCTCCTCATCATCGGCGGGCTTGCGGCAGTGGTGTGTCTGGCAGCACGTCTGCGCCGCTTGCGCCATTTCGTTCTGATGTCCTTCGCTTTTAGTGCAGGCTACTTTGCGTTTACGGTGTGGGTTTTCGTGCAACATGCGATTGCTTTGCACTTGGTAGCGCCGATGAGCGCCCTCATCATTACGATGGTGGGAATCCTCATCCAACGTGGTTTGGCCGAAGAACGCGAAAAAGACTTGATGTTCGATTCTCTCGTCTCCGCCGCCGCATCCGCGATTGAAGCCCGCGACCCGTCCACTTCGGGTCACTCTCTGCGTGTCACGCAACTCACCGTCGAACTGGCAAAAGCGGTTTCCCAGTGCAAGGAAGGGCCGTTCAAGGCGATTTGCTTTACAAATTCGCAACTCCGCGAATTGAACTACGCTGGGATGCTGCACGATTTTGGAAAAATCGGCGTTCGCGAAAACATTCTGACCAAAAGCCACAAGCTCGAACCGGCGCATTTCCAAACCGTAAAAGCGCGCTTGCTATTGCAGCGCCGTTCGCTGCAGCACAATGCGGTGCTTCTCAAACTCGACGCCCTGCTTGACATTCAAAAGCAGGGAAACACTGTCAGCGAAGAAACCTGGCAGGCGTTTCGCCTTTTGGACGAGCGGCTCAACAGCGAAGTCAACGAGCTCGATGATAACATGGCGTTCCTGGAGCGAGCCAACGATCCATTCGTGACGTTTCTTCCCGATGCCGAATTCAACGAACTCAGCGCGCTTCTCGACCGGTTGGAAACGATGAATTACGAAGACGAAACAGGAGAAATTAAGCCACTGCTCACTGCCGCCGAAAAAGAAGCGCTCAAGGTTCGCAAAGGCTCGCTCACCGCCGATGAATACAAACAGGTTCAGCAACACGCCGAGATGTCGTACCACTTCCTCAGCCAGATTCCGTGGACCGAAGACTTGAGCAACATTCCTGAAATCGCGCGATCTCATCATGAAAAGCTCAATGGCTCCGGTTATCCGCTGGGAATTATGGCGAAAGACATTCCTATCGAAACGCGAATGATGACCATCGCCGACATTTACGACGCTTTAACTGCCGCCGACCGCCCTTACAAAAAAGCGATGCCGGCAGAAAAAGCCTTGAGCATTCTTCGCTCTGAGGCCGAATCGGGCACTCTCGATATGGATTTGCTGAACCTGTTTATCGAGCAAGAGGTTTACATGGTGACACAGGAGAAACCCGCAACCGAAACGGTTTTGCAAACCTCGGAAATTGTGACGCAGCCAACGCCGATGTACCAGAACAGTTAA
- a CDS encoding tetratricopeptide repeat protein, with product MNSTEPARKIRTTKTRVSHRPTLAFVAILLWMLAGIFGTTGAVSAAPRPQALVQTVKGTLRVQRATQKTFVALSRREGLYPGDVVSTGPDSKTTLLFEDGSQLRLHEKTSIVITARTPVGRGKTSLFRIVHGKVMARLRPGNAVQTRSAIAGVRGTVFTLDVADTSTILTVLEGQVEFFNPHGTALVDPSEQSVARLGSAPSVPITVQNPGLTIEWTLDLNRAFIPREKFYISLDPAVVREELQKRQTAASASPGDAAVRLQLGDALFDSKHYADALTEYRAARRLAADWSKPLTRIGHILLEKDLLDEAENFFRQALSTRTESPLHPASWTPASTTSTNASEIGNNQNEDASIGLSWVALKRNDADEATGAARKAVIARNENPRAQFMGMNGPAPSSEGGAYIALGLSLMRQPARADEAFAAFEQALEKEPEPLRYQARAWLAMLHLSRDEAAQALAHAREAAQMQPHSGLAHGNLSLALFFGGDARGAQREAQTAVSIDPDSVAARCALGQALLAQGNVDAATREAAHAVSLDPEQPQARYLLGICDASRRDYTHAVLHLEESVAQAPDFLPAVSALARIYTGMGRKTEAVELLSDLLPRGRNTDGVHAALGLVRYEQGDYPGAVSEYRTALKSKPNSAMYHAELARTLLYSNQLNASIEAAQQAVALAPEVGQYRAILGMALDYSGLKSQSERALREALQLDPGNALALTQLAYRHVGSDLRPAAASYAQGFLQDPSVATQLLRGGVQTELTPVTGSNNSRDFGITRRLDAADGKLHAIGFLNRDTNSSSREFDRTRQKDIGSYITYQTNPRTNLYLNLRRVREQRTLAGLEPQPTDNDTSALTYGQAQFAMRRRFGERHALWLGLFSNSSRHTTLDPQRDSFFDNGTGLGISQQKFDSRAVMPEVRLDFNLGATPARPSVLSFGVARARTSFRSNRDLFNAPATLNGQSRGTRDGTSLLGYAQWERRVNERFGFIAQLRAQRVEDRSSASIALSNSQFGQASSNRTQNFLLPSLVATYRAAKNTNLRLTAGKRHTDTTASTFAPVETLLATERSASPYGTPELQNTLQLDVEQNFGKKTFLKLWAFDNSARNVQIGGSDLLGFGGGLAAANAPSIQLARWNARGVGARVEHQLGNRIFANLSMVARQTSNRSFGPAFNALWDNGDAPYEPSRIGSFDLNYIDPKGNKMGFRFRHVGSFFADSPLSLGRPRFAAQNYVDLRLAKEPSVAREFFVQLSNVFDQPEIDFQGFSKGGRRVEFGMTQRF from the coding sequence ATGAATTCCACCGAACCTGCCAGAAAGATAAGGACCACAAAAACCCGCGTTTCGCACCGCCCAACGCTTGCCTTCGTTGCGATACTTTTGTGGATGCTGGCCGGAATTTTCGGAACGACAGGTGCGGTTTCGGCGGCTCCCCGTCCGCAGGCTCTGGTGCAAACAGTGAAGGGCACCTTGCGCGTACAGCGGGCGACGCAGAAAACATTTGTGGCACTTTCCCGGCGTGAAGGTCTTTATCCGGGCGATGTTGTTTCCACCGGCCCCGATTCCAAGACGACACTGTTGTTTGAAGACGGTTCACAGTTACGTCTCCATGAAAAAACCTCAATTGTCATTACGGCTCGGACCCCTGTCGGGCGCGGAAAAACCAGCCTGTTTCGCATTGTCCACGGCAAAGTGATGGCCCGCTTGAGGCCCGGCAATGCTGTCCAGACGCGGAGCGCTATTGCAGGCGTGCGGGGCACCGTTTTCACGCTCGATGTCGCCGACACTTCTACAATCCTGACGGTTCTTGAAGGACAGGTCGAATTTTTCAATCCCCACGGAACAGCCCTTGTCGATCCTTCGGAGCAAAGCGTGGCGCGTTTGGGCAGCGCGCCTTCGGTCCCGATTACGGTCCAAAATCCAGGCCTAACCATTGAGTGGACTCTCGATTTGAATCGCGCTTTTATTCCACGCGAGAAATTCTATATTTCGCTCGATCCAGCGGTTGTCCGCGAAGAACTACAAAAGCGCCAGACCGCAGCCTCAGCGAGTCCCGGCGATGCCGCTGTTCGTTTGCAACTCGGCGACGCTCTTTTCGACAGCAAGCATTACGCAGATGCGCTCACGGAATATCGTGCAGCCCGTCGTCTCGCCGCCGATTGGAGCAAACCTCTGACACGAATCGGCCACATTTTGTTGGAAAAAGACCTGCTCGACGAGGCAGAGAATTTTTTCCGGCAAGCGCTCAGCACCCGCACCGAATCCCCCCTGCACCCTGCCTCGTGGACTCCTGCCTCGACAACTTCCACCAACGCCTCGGAGATTGGCAACAATCAAAACGAAGACGCTTCGATTGGCCTTTCGTGGGTCGCCCTGAAGCGCAACGATGCCGATGAAGCCACCGGCGCGGCACGCAAAGCCGTAATCGCGCGCAATGAAAATCCGCGCGCTCAATTCATGGGCATGAATGGCCCGGCTCCTTCGAGTGAAGGCGGCGCCTACATCGCGTTGGGGCTTTCGCTCATGCGCCAACCCGCCCGCGCCGACGAAGCGTTTGCCGCGTTCGAACAAGCACTTGAAAAAGAACCGGAGCCATTGCGTTATCAGGCGCGCGCGTGGCTGGCGATGTTACATTTATCGCGCGACGAGGCTGCACAGGCCCTCGCTCATGCGCGCGAAGCGGCGCAGATGCAGCCGCATTCTGGCCTTGCGCACGGCAACCTGTCGCTCGCGTTGTTTTTCGGCGGCGATGCGCGTGGAGCACAGCGCGAAGCGCAGACAGCCGTTTCTATCGACCCCGATTCGGTGGCGGCGCGTTGCGCTCTGGGACAGGCACTTCTGGCGCAGGGCAATGTCGATGCGGCGACGCGCGAAGCCGCGCACGCGGTTTCCCTCGACCCCGAACAGCCACAGGCGCGGTATCTCCTCGGCATTTGTGATGCATCGCGGCGCGATTATACGCACGCTGTTTTGCATCTGGAAGAAAGCGTGGCGCAGGCTCCCGATTTCCTTCCGGCAGTTTCAGCTCTGGCACGTATTTACACCGGCATGGGGCGAAAAACCGAAGCCGTCGAATTGCTTTCCGATCTCTTGCCGCGAGGCCGGAACACCGATGGCGTTCATGCTGCTCTCGGCCTTGTGCGCTACGAACAGGGCGATTACCCCGGCGCAGTCAGCGAATACCGCACAGCTCTCAAAAGCAAGCCGAATTCGGCGATGTATCATGCCGAACTGGCGCGCACGCTGCTTTACAGCAACCAACTTAACGCCTCGATTGAAGCCGCGCAACAAGCAGTCGCTCTCGCGCCCGAAGTCGGGCAATACCGCGCGATTCTGGGAATGGCGCTCGATTACTCGGGTTTGAAAAGCCAGTCGGAGCGGGCATTGCGCGAAGCGTTGCAACTCGATCCGGGCAATGCGCTTGCGCTCACGCAGCTCGCGTATCGTCATGTCGGCTCCGATTTGCGGCCTGCGGCAGCTTCGTACGCTCAAGGCTTTTTGCAAGACCCTTCAGTCGCAACTCAACTGCTGCGCGGTGGCGTGCAAACCGAATTAACGCCTGTCACTGGCAGCAACAACTCGCGCGATTTCGGTATCACTCGACGCCTCGATGCCGCCGACGGCAAGCTCCATGCAATCGGTTTTCTTAACCGCGATACCAATTCCAGTAGCCGCGAATTCGACCGTACCCGCCAGAAGGATATCGGCAGTTACATCACCTATCAAACGAATCCGCGCACGAATTTGTATTTGAATTTGCGACGTGTTCGCGAGCAACGCACACTCGCCGGGCTTGAGCCGCAGCCAACGGATAACGACACTTCAGCGCTCACTTACGGACAAGCTCAATTCGCCATGCGCCGTCGTTTCGGTGAACGGCACGCGTTGTGGCTTGGTCTTTTTAGCAACTCTTCGCGCCACACGACTCTCGACCCACAGCGCGATTCGTTTTTTGATAACGGAACCGGCCTGGGAATTTCGCAGCAAAAGTTCGATTCACGCGCCGTCATGCCCGAAGTGCGCCTCGACTTTAACCTCGGTGCGACACCGGCGCGGCCCAGTGTGCTTTCGTTTGGCGTTGCTCGCGCGCGCACGTCGTTCCGCAGCAACCGCGACCTCTTTAATGCGCCCGCAACGCTTAACGGGCAAAGTCGTGGCACGCGCGACGGCACGTCCCTGCTCGGCTATGCCCAGTGGGAGCGCCGCGTTAACGAACGGTTTGGCTTTATTGCTCAACTGCGCGCCCAGCGTGTTGAAGACCGGAGCAGCGCGTCGATTGCTCTTTCCAACTCGCAGTTCGGTCAGGCCAGCAGCAACCGCACGCAGAACTTTTTGCTGCCTTCGCTTGTTGCAACCTATCGAGCCGCCAAAAACACCAACCTGCGCCTTACCGCGGGCAAGCGCCACACCGACACGACTGCAAGCACCTTTGCCCCTGTCGAAACGTTGCTGGCAACCGAACGCAGCGCGTCGCCCTACGGAACACCAGAGCTGCAGAACACATTGCAACTCGATGTCGAGCAGAATTTCGGCAAAAAAACTTTTCTTAAGCTGTGGGCTTTTGATAACAGCGCGCGCAACGTGCAGATTGGCGGCAGCGATTTGCTCGGCTTTGGCGGCGGACTGGCCGCAGCCAACGCGCCTTCGATTCAACTGGCGCGCTGGAACGCGCGCGGAGTTGGAGCACGCGTTGAACATCAGCTTGGCAACCGGATTTTCGCCAACCTCAGCATGGTGGCACGTCAGACATCGAATCGTTCGTTTGGCCCTGCATTCAACGCGCTGTGGGATAACGGCGATGCGCCTTACGAACCGTCGCGGATTGGCAGCTTCGATCTCAATTACATCGACCCGAAGGGCAACAAGATGGGATTTCGCTTTCGCCACGTTGGTTCCTTTTTCGCCGATTCGCCGCTGTCGCTGGGGCGTCCCCGTTTTGCGGCGCAGAATTATGTCGATCTGCGCCTCGCGAAAGAACCATCGGTCGCGCGCGAGTTCTTCGTGCAACTGAGCAATGTTTTCGACCAGCCGGAAATCGATTTTCAGGGCTTTTCCAAAGGCGGACGGCGTGTCGAGTTCGGTATGACGCAACGCTTTTAA
- a CDS encoding SwmB domain-containing protein, translated as MIRLYVGTKASRILAALGILSLAGSTACATEYRWTGEKSSNWSDPANWTSKPFATITSSSTTLLPGATLAIDPTLTRSAPTTGDSVVISAGSTVQLVGDVTVANLTMESGSNLGGNGNISVSGTFNLDKAALTGAGTANILSRAVLNLTGGTASTGQARLQKRISNSGTVNLKDGEFLLEADIENNAGATFTVGTSTITAAKADATKPRFLNKGLLVKTGETAELDVALENAGNIRLQSGTLRVSSRLVQRAGSLSLDGGDLSCPQMLDIRGGDLGGTGVINGSVLNDGGTVKPGYSPGTITINGNYTQTAMGILEMEIGGLLAGTQHDQLIVNGSAYCEGTLDMQKYNNFIPKERDTFVLIQSWSLVYDFTEKTGLWPAPQMFYYSNVDSSSNYIAAAYKDADLPNLSVSTPSADTTYTTPTSPPTTITGTAMDPYIDTGLFSSSLASVKNVFYRYPMDGRPAGYWTGGTTWSTSYNSATCEPAATLSSPARWDSWNTNFSWSAPLPALAYGRYWVRSSAFDNSNNVRRIFTYFWKSNGTSPLTLSTKSANAANSTITLTFTGNLDSFSAQDATRYAVKVNNVAASIVNTSYSVGSRTVTLTLNPGRFNVGDAVTVTWDHLFESNGRMLNGPSGTITAQ; from the coding sequence GTGATTCGTTTGTATGTAGGAACCAAGGCCTCTCGCATTTTGGCAGCGCTAGGCATTCTTTCTCTCGCCGGAAGCACAGCCTGTGCAACGGAATACCGTTGGACGGGTGAAAAGTCTTCGAATTGGAGTGATCCGGCCAACTGGACGAGCAAGCCTTTTGCGACAATCACGAGTTCTTCTACGACGCTTCTTCCCGGAGCCACCCTAGCAATAGACCCCACCCTCACCCGCTCGGCTCCAACGACCGGCGATAGTGTTGTTATCAGCGCAGGCAGCACGGTTCAACTTGTCGGCGATGTCACTGTTGCGAACCTGACCATGGAATCGGGAAGCAACCTGGGCGGCAACGGCAACATTTCTGTTAGCGGCACATTCAATCTGGACAAGGCGGCTTTGACAGGTGCTGGAACAGCCAATATTCTCTCGCGAGCCGTTTTAAATCTCACCGGCGGCACGGCCTCAACAGGCCAGGCGCGCCTGCAGAAGAGGATTAGCAACTCTGGCACGGTGAATCTGAAAGATGGGGAATTTCTTCTTGAAGCCGACATTGAAAACAATGCCGGTGCGACATTCACTGTTGGCACCAGCACGATAACGGCTGCGAAAGCCGATGCGACGAAACCTCGTTTTCTCAACAAAGGATTGCTTGTCAAAACTGGCGAAACCGCAGAACTTGATGTTGCACTGGAAAACGCGGGCAATATTCGCTTGCAAAGCGGAACATTGCGCGTTTCATCGCGCCTGGTGCAACGTGCCGGCAGCCTGTCACTCGATGGCGGCGATTTGTCTTGCCCGCAAATGCTCGATATTAGAGGTGGCGATTTGGGCGGAACCGGAGTCATTAACGGCTCGGTTCTCAACGATGGCGGAACGGTAAAACCAGGTTATTCTCCGGGCACGATTACCATCAACGGAAATTACACCCAGACAGCTATGGGTATTTTGGAAATGGAAATCGGCGGCCTGCTTGCCGGAACGCAGCACGACCAACTGATTGTCAACGGCAGTGCCTACTGCGAGGGCACGCTGGATATGCAGAAATATAATAACTTCATTCCCAAGGAACGAGACACTTTCGTCTTGATCCAGTCTTGGTCATTGGTATATGATTTCACGGAAAAAACCGGGTTGTGGCCTGCACCGCAAATGTTCTACTACAGCAATGTAGATTCGTCGAGCAATTATATAGCGGCTGCTTATAAAGACGCAGATTTGCCCAATCTTTCGGTATCGACTCCATCCGCAGATACAACTTACACGACGCCCACCAGCCCACCAACAACGATTACGGGGACAGCAATGGACCCTTACATTGATACTGGTCTCTTCAGCTCCAGCCTCGCTTCAGTGAAAAATGTGTTCTACCGTTACCCAATGGATGGTCGTCCGGCGGGTTACTGGACGGGCGGCACAACATGGTCCACATCCTACAATAGCGCTACTTGTGAGCCAGCCGCCACGCTTTCCTCGCCCGCGCGGTGGGATTCTTGGAACACGAACTTCTCGTGGAGTGCTCCTCTACCCGCGCTTGCTTATGGCCGCTACTGGGTTCGCTCCAGTGCCTTCGACAACTCAAACAATGTTCGACGCATCTTTACCTACTTTTGGAAATCGAACGGCACTTCTCCCCTCACGCTGTCAACGAAAAGTGCCAACGCCGCCAACAGTACGATCACGCTCACGTTCACGGGCAACCTCGATTCCTTCAGCGCTCAGGACGCCACTCGTTATGCGGTAAAAGTGAACAACGTCGCGGCGTCGATTGTGAATACATCGTATAGCGTTGGGTCGCGCACTGTTACTTTGACATTGAATCCGGGACGGTTTAACGTGGGCGATGCAGTCACCGTAACATGGGATCATCTTTTTGAATCCAACGGCAGAATGCTCAACGGCCCAAGCGGAACGATCACGGCTCAGTAA
- a CDS encoding PAS domain S-box protein, with the protein MPLDVVSETPRSLLLQLEAAVSLRAQMEEALRESEEHYRALVNQNISGIIKIDFSGRVLFSNERFHNALGYTCEELLTMNISDFVYPQDIAESVTLLERMKENGQPFEHEKRFVRKDGSTFWVYNSISLISGADGRPEAAAVVSIDVTGRKVAEQELLQRENLALLLADVSAALIQNDSLSGVLRSSTEALVKHLDAAFARIWLLNPEKTILELKASSGLYTHLDGEHSRVPVGELKIGLIAAQRRPIMTNSIIDDERIKDPQWARREGLVAFAGFPLLVEDRLVGVMAMFARQPFPAITLTSLASASSIANTLALGIERKQVESDLLQSEERFRLLVENSQGYAMFLMDAGRRIIHWNTGAERIFGYTKAEAIGQHADMIFTPEDRAENAPQKEAETAVTEGCSKDIRWHLRRDGSRFWADGIVSRLDDADGGLRGFAKIARDATKEKEFGEALQQAHDTLEMRVEERTAALRLEAERRQRVEQEREQLLQRVVTSQEEERTRISRELHDQMSQQLTGLLLGLSALSTQAEANSSAVSFNQKLKEVQELASNVMQQMHTLAWELRPAALDSFGLEPALRRYVEEWEKSNKVLVDIIVNGLTETSRPSSNIETTLYRVVQEALTNVQRHAKAQCVSVLLDRQGHDVLLVIEDDGCGFEVDKKEDGSPAPVGQRLGLLGMVERLELVKGTLTIESKVGGGTTVFARIPWERRAEPRN; encoded by the coding sequence ATGCCACTCGACGTGGTGTCTGAAACACCCCGTTCTCTTCTCCTGCAATTGGAGGCGGCGGTTTCCCTGCGCGCACAGATGGAAGAAGCGTTGCGCGAATCTGAAGAACACTACCGCGCTCTTGTTAATCAGAACATTTCGGGCATCATCAAGATCGATTTCAGCGGAAGAGTCCTTTTCTCCAATGAGCGTTTTCACAATGCCCTCGGCTATACCTGCGAAGAACTGCTGACGATGAATATCAGTGACTTCGTTTACCCGCAAGATATTGCCGAAAGCGTCACATTGCTCGAACGGATGAAAGAGAATGGACAGCCGTTTGAACACGAAAAACGCTTTGTCCGAAAGGACGGCTCAACCTTCTGGGTTTATAACAGCATCTCGCTTATTTCTGGTGCAGACGGTAGGCCCGAAGCTGCGGCAGTCGTTTCGATTGACGTAACCGGACGTAAGGTCGCAGAACAAGAGTTGTTGCAGCGAGAAAACCTTGCCCTGCTTCTGGCCGATGTAAGCGCAGCCCTGATTCAAAACGATTCGTTGTCTGGCGTTCTTCGCTCTTCCACCGAAGCACTCGTCAAACATCTTGATGCGGCGTTTGCCCGCATCTGGCTCCTCAACCCCGAAAAAACTATTCTGGAATTGAAAGCAAGTTCAGGACTGTACACCCATCTGGATGGCGAACATTCGCGCGTGCCTGTGGGAGAGTTGAAGATCGGCCTGATCGCAGCACAGCGCAGACCGATAATGACCAACTCCATCATTGACGACGAGCGTATCAAAGATCCGCAATGGGCCAGGCGTGAAGGACTCGTGGCATTTGCGGGCTTTCCTCTGCTTGTGGAAGACCGCTTGGTTGGAGTTATGGCGATGTTTGCTCGCCAGCCTTTTCCTGCAATCACTCTGACGTCTCTGGCTTCTGCGTCATCAATTGCCAACACCCTCGCTCTGGGCATTGAGCGCAAGCAAGTAGAAAGCGACCTTCTGCAAAGCGAGGAACGGTTTCGCCTGTTGGTCGAGAATTCTCAGGGTTATGCGATGTTCTTGATGGATGCCGGGAGGCGCATCATTCACTGGAACACAGGAGCAGAACGCATTTTTGGTTACACAAAGGCGGAAGCGATTGGCCAACACGCCGACATGATTTTCACGCCCGAAGATCGGGCCGAGAACGCACCGCAGAAAGAAGCGGAAACGGCGGTGACAGAAGGGTGTTCCAAGGACATTCGCTGGCACCTGCGCCGGGATGGCAGTCGCTTCTGGGCTGATGGCATCGTGTCTCGTCTGGACGACGCAGATGGGGGATTACGCGGTTTTGCCAAGATAGCCCGTGATGCGACCAAAGAAAAAGAGTTCGGCGAAGCACTGCAGCAAGCGCACGATACCCTCGAAATGCGTGTCGAAGAACGCACGGCAGCATTGCGACTGGAAGCCGAACGACGCCAGCGAGTCGAGCAAGAGCGCGAGCAGTTGTTGCAGCGCGTCGTGACCTCACAGGAAGAAGAGCGCACCCGTATCTCGCGCGAATTGCACGATCAGATGAGCCAGCAGTTGACGGGACTGCTGCTCGGACTAAGTGCGTTGTCAACTCAGGCAGAGGCGAATTCGTCGGCCGTGTCATTCAACCAGAAATTGAAAGAGGTGCAGGAGCTTGCCAGTAATGTGATGCAGCAAATGCACACTCTCGCGTGGGAACTGCGTCCCGCTGCTCTGGATAGTTTTGGCCTTGAACCGGCCCTGCGCCGCTATGTGGAGGAGTGGGAGAAAAGTAATAAAGTGTTGGTTGACATCATTGTGAACGGCCTAACCGAAACTTCGCGCCCGTCTTCTAATATTGAAACGACGCTTTATCGAGTGGTGCAAGAAGCTCTGACTAATGTGCAGCGACACGCCAAAGCGCAGTGTGTCAGCGTTTTGCTCGACCGTCAGGGGCATGATGTCCTCCTCGTCATCGAGGATGACGGATGCGGATTCGAGGTTGACAAAAAGGAAGACGGCAGCCCCGCTCCCGTAGGGCAACGACTGGGCTTGCTTGGCATGGTGGAACGACTGGAATTGGTGAAAGGCACACTTACCATCGAATCTAAGGTGGGAGGAGGCACGACCGTCTTTGCGCGCATTCCGTGGGAGCGTCGTGCTGAACCACGAAATTAG